One Penicillium oxalicum strain HP7-1 chromosome III, whole genome shotgun sequence genomic region harbors:
- a CDS encoding Ubiquitin carboxyl-terminal hydrolase 2 codes for MQRPDLHGAPALDDHQHGLNKKLKSGPCYQHPKRLEVSIHFSEEAQVHVIYDIIARRKVRPEPSGQYPPPLITKVPRNYIENLCSTMADTGGWSTIESDEGLFTSLIENLGVKNVQFEELISLDADTIRSLGSVYGVIFLFKWTREAAGARAEAPLDGTYDQTASEKAILSVILNHDSPSPPLPPISIGAELRSFKDFTTGFPPELRGEALSNSEAIRTAHNSFARASPFADETARPQDEENAADVYHFIAYTPVNGTLYELDGLQPYPISHGACDPSSFPEKVIEVLQRRIARYPPEETHFNLMAVVQDPRPRAREIGDVETLEREERKRAAWAWENTLRRWNFVGFIGEMMKGVARMKETQDGSGKAFDEWVNNAKTATQKRLNMRR; via the exons ATGCAGCGGCCAGATCTCCACGGAGCACCTGCACTTGATGACCATCAACATGGGTTGAATAAGAAGCTCAAGTCCGGCCCATGCTACCAGCACCCCAAACGATTGGAGGTTTCGATCCACTTCAGCGAGGAAGCTCAAGTACACGTGATCTATGACATAATCGCAAGGCGGAAAGTCCGACCGGAGCCATCA GGTCAATATCCCCCTCCTCTGATTACCAAAGTGCCCCGCAATTACATTGAAAATCTCTGCTCTACTATGGCGGACACTGGTGGCTGGAGCACAATCGAGTCCGATGAG GGTCTCTTCACTTCTCTCATTGAGAATCTCGGGGTGAAAAATGTGCAGTTTGAGGAGCTTATATCGCTGGATGCCGATACGATACGATCACTTGG ATCCGTCTACGGTGtgattttcctcttcaaatgGACTCGCGAAGCAGCCGGTGCTCGTGCCGAAGCTCCCCTCGACGGGACCTACGACCAAACCGCCTCCGAGAAG GCCATCCTCTCCGTCATCCTCAACCACGACAGTCCCTCGCCTCCTCTGCCTCCCATCTCTATCGGCGCCGAACTCCGCTCCTTCAAAGATTTCACCACGGGCTTTCCTCCCGAACTCCGCGGTGAAGCCCTCTCCAACTCAGAGGCTATCCGCACGGCGCACAATAGCTTTGCCCGGGCCAGCCCCTTTGCCGATGAGACGGCTCGCCCGCAGGATGAGGAGAATGCCGCAGATGTGTACCACTTTATCGCGTATACCCCGGTGAATGGAACCTTGTACGAGCTGGATGGTCTGCAGCCGTATCCGATTAGCCACGGGGCATGTGATCCGTCCTCGTTTCCGGAGAAAGTGATCGAGGTGCTACAGCGACGGATTGCACGGTATCCGCCGGAGGAGACGCACTTTAATTTGATGGCGGTGGTGCAGGATCCGCGGCCGAGAGCGCGGGAGATTGGCGATGTGGAAACGCTGGAGCGTGAGGAGCGGAAGAGAGCTGCATGGGCGTGGGAGAATACCTTGCGGAGATGGAACTTTGTCGGATTCATtggggagatgatgaagggGGTTGCTCGTATGAAGGAGACTCAGGATGGAAGCGGGAAGGCCTTTGACGAGTGGGTGAATAATGCAAAGACCGCGACCCAGAAAAGATTGAACATGCGACGTTGA
- a CDS encoding Endoglucanase EG-II, translating to MRSSHKRNLAALLSISGAAVAQQTAWGQCGGQGWSGATSCVSGYTCSYTNDWYSQCVPGSSGGGGSNPTTTTTMIRTTTTASSSGPTGGAGGGKVRFAGVNIAGFDFGVVISGTQDMTQIVDESVDGVNQMRHFVNDDGFNIFRLPSGWQFLVNNNLGGSLDSNNFAKYDKLVQGCLSLGAYCIVDVHNYARWNGGVIGQGGPTDDQFTSLWTQLATHYKSESKIIFGVMNEPHDLDINRWATTVQKAVTAIRKAGATSQMILLPGTDFTSAANFVENGSGAALSAVTNLDGSTTNLIFDVHKYLDSDNSGTHAECVTNNADAFNSLAQWLRTNKRQAMLTETGGGNVQSCGTYMCQQLDVLNQNSDVYLGWTSWSAGGFQVSWNYVLGEVPTNNVDTYLVKQCFVPKWKN from the exons ATGAGATCCTCACATAAGCGTAATTTGGCTGCGCTGCTTTCCATCAGCGGAGCCGCGGTGGCACAGCAGACGGCATGGGGTCAAT GCGGAGGACAAGGATGGTCCGGTGCGACATCATGTGTGTCAGGCTACACTTGCTCCTACACAAATGACTGGTACTCCCAGTGCGTTCCTGGATCAT CCGGCGGCGGAGGTAGCAACCCTACAACGACCACCACGATGATCCGGACGACCACGACGGCTTCCTCCTCGGGCCCCACcggcggcgctggtggtggtAAGGTTCGATTTGCCGGTGTCAACATCGCCGGCTTTGATTTCGGAGTGGTGATCAGCGGCACTCAAGACATGACTCAAATTGTGGACGAGTCCGTCGATGGTGTCAATCAGATGCGACACTTTGTCAACGATGACGGCTTCAACATCTTCCGCCTCCCGTCAGGCTGGCAGTTCCTGGTGAACAACAACCTCGGTGGCTCACTGGACTCGAACAATTTCGCCAAGTACGACAAGCTGGTTCAAGGATGTCTGTCCCTGGGAGCATACTGTATCGTCGATGTCCACAATTACGCTCGCTGGAACGGCGGCGTCATCGGACAAGGCGGTCCCACCGACGACCAGTTCACCAGTCTCTGGACTCAACTGGCCACTCACTACAAGAGTGAAAGCAAGATCATCTTTGGTGTGATGAACGAGCCACACGACCTGGACATCAACCGATGGGCCACCACCGTGCAAAAGGCCGTGACGGCGATCCGCAAGGCCGGCGCCACTTCCCAAATGATCCTTCTTCCAGGTACCGACTTCACCAGTGCGGCCAACTTTGTCGAGAATGGCTCCGGTGCCGCGCTCTCGGCCGTCACCAACCTGGACGGATCCACCACCAACCTGATCTTCGACGTGCACAAGTATCTCGACTCCGATAACAGCGGCACCCACGCCGAGTGCGTGACCAACAACGCCGACGCTTTCAACAGCCTGGCCCAATGGCTCCGCACCAACAAGCGTCAAGCCATGCTCACCGAGACCGGTGGTGGTAACGTCCAGAGCTGCGGAACATACATGTGCCAGCAACTGGATGTGCTCAA CCAAAACTCTGATGTTTACCTTGGATGGACCTCGTGGAGCGCTGGAGGTTTCCAGGTTTCCTGGAACTATGTGCTGGGTGAGGTCCCAACCAACAACGTTGATACCTACCTGGTCAAGCAATGCTTTGTTCCCAAGTGGAAGAACTAA